A portion of the Babylonia areolata isolate BAREFJ2019XMU chromosome 16, ASM4173473v1, whole genome shotgun sequence genome contains these proteins:
- the LOC143290962 gene encoding uncharacterized protein LOC143290962, which produces MQNSYLGRFRRRRRLTKLQHPDTWCKHPLCKHSVFFGKRKENFDHFYDKNMPRKKHHTLKTAHFGSASKRQALKMQKMREAKKRKAEEGDEVLDSDIEHEPRVSLVETDDVAADFREQIPESASSKKIRLVQEFNRKTNNYNDQDVFGQREWCLFDVGQLNRLLNDMTCPMCEDSSVQLFLDEKMGLSRTVVLKCKQCTYSKSENSSPRIFDSDRGDRPFDVNQRAVMFSMEAGGGYAVLNKFCAIFGMPNMSENTYQRIHKVACSVSRDTCDILQRNVHTIVKDTYNELHPRELDAVENFYHEDAELGCWEIDDGIPWIDVTFDGTWQRRGFVSHYGVGAVIEVITGFVIDWHVLSTYCHMCKLKENENLSEAQWNEWMDEHEAECQRNHHASAKAMERDAALFLWNNSVERTGFRYRTMLSDGDSAAFSAVERAKPYGDNRLVTKLECTNHVHKRIGTALRKFAKEEKLGGKGSGRLTLPKCKRLQNYFRGAILDPCNKTEDDLRNAVWATLFHSASTDEDPHHFRCPHGPDSWCFFNKALSLGQQPGPHAENLGTAVSREVFSKLVPLYKRMTSSHLLKRIMHKKTQNVNESFHSLLWTILPKNRFFGKRRVEAAVANAVGKFNQGNTHLTEMMNMFSMDVNEHTLAIVRQQDNTRLKKAEASSQEQFVIHRRRQRLQNQAAQAEQQAEEGPVYGPGLLADE; this is translated from the exons ATGCAAAACAGCTACCTCGGGCGTTTCCGTCGACGTCGGAGATTAACGAAGTTACAACATCCGGACACTTGGTGTAAACATCCGTTGTGTAAACATTCGGTTTTttttggaaagagaaaagaaaactttgATCATTTCTACGATAAAAACATGCCAAGAAAGAAACATCACACGCTAAAAACGGCCCATTTTGGTTCTGCATCAAAACGACAAGCTTTAAAGATGCAGAAAATGCGTGAAGCAAAGAAACGAAAGGCTGAAGAAGGTGACGAAGTGTTGGATTCTGACATCGAACATGAGCCGCGTGTTTCCTTAGTTGAAACAGATGACGTTGCTGCTGATTTTCGTGAACAGATTCCAGAGTCAGCCTCATCCAAAAAGATTCGACTTGTGCAGGAGTTCAACCGGAAGACCAACAATTATAACGATCAGGACGTTTTCGGACAGCGCGAGTGGTGCTTATTTGATGTTGGTCAATTGAACAGATTACTGAATGATATGACATGTCCCATGTGTGAAGACTCGTCGGTACAACTCTTCCTCGATGAAAAGATGGGACTTTCAAGAACGGTGGTGCTCAAATGCAAGCAGTGCACATACAGTAAATCTGAGAATTCATCTCCTAGGatttttgacagtgatagaggtgaTCGGCCCTTTGATGTGAACCAGAGAGCTGTTATGTTTTCCATGGAAGCAGGCGGTGGGTATGCAGTACTCAACAAATTCTGTGCCATTTTTGGTATGCCTAATATGAGTGAGAACACATACCAACGTATCCACAAAGTGGCATGCAGTGTTTCTCGTGACACTTGTGACATTCTTCAGAGGAATGTGCACACAATTGTGAAAGACACCTATAATGAACTGCACCCAAGAGAACTTGATGCTGTTGAAAATTTCTATCATGAGGATGCTGAGTTAGGCTGTTGGGAAATTGATGATGGCATCCCTTGGATTGATGTAACTTTTGATGGGACATGGCAGCGCCGTGGCTTTGTTTCACATTATGGTGTGGGAGCTGTGATTGAGGTGATCACTGGATTTGTGATAGACTGGCATGTGTTGTCCACATATTGCCATATGTgcaaactgaaagaaaatgaaaacttgTCGGAGGCTCAGTGGAATGAGTGGATGGATGAGCATGAAGCAGAGTGCCAGCGCAACCACCATGCTTCAGCCAAGGCGATGGAGAGAGATGCTGCATTGTTTCTGTGGAACAACTCTGTGGAGAGGACCGGCTTTCGCTACAG GACAATGCTGTCTGATGGAGACTCCGCAGCCTTCAGTGCCGTGGAGAGGGCCAAGCCGTACGGGGACAACCGCCTGGTCACCAAGCTGGAGTGCACAAACCATGTGCATAAGCGGATTGGAACTGCCCTACGAAAATTTGCCAAGGAAGAAAAACTGGGTGGCAAAGGATCTGGACGTCTCACTTTGCCTAAATGCAAAAGACTCCAGAACTACTTCCGAGGAGCCATATTAGACCCCTGCAACAAAACTGAAGACGACCTGCGCAATGCTGTTTGGGCAACGCTGTTCCACAGTGCATCAACAGATGAAGACCCCCATCACTTCAGGTGTCCACATGGCCCAGACAGCTGGTGCTTTTTCAACAAAGCTCTTTCTCTTGGTCAGCAACCTGGACCACATGCAGAAAATCTTGGCACAGCTGTGTCAAGAGAGGTGTTCAGCAAACTGGTGCCTCTCTACAAAAGAATGACCTCGTCACACCTACTAAAGAGAATCATgcacaaaaagacacaaaatgtAAATGAATCATTTCATTCATTGCTGTGGACAATTCTCCCAAAGAACCGTTTCTTTGGTAAACGTCGTGTGGAAGCAGCCGTTGCAAATGCTGTGGGGAAATTCAACCAGGGGAATACCCATCTGACAGAAATGATGAACATGTTCAGCATGGATGTTAATGAACATACtttggccattgtcagacagcaGGACAACACCAGACTGAAGAAAGCCGAGGCATCATCCCAGGAACAGTTTGTAATACACCGGCGTCGACAGCGTCTGCAGAATCAAGCTGCACAGGCTGAACAACAGGCTGAAGAAGGCCCTGTTTATGGCCCTGGGTTACTTGCAGATGAATGA